The sequence below is a genomic window from Polaribacter vadi.
CTTTTAATTACGAATCTCATAAAGCTTACATTCAAGATTTTACGAATCAAAAAGATACATCTGTAGCATTTAAAAATGTGCAAGATATGATGTCTTCTTTTTATTATTTAAGAAATATAGAAACTAAGAGCTTAAAAAAAGGAGATGAAGTAGCTTTAGATATGTTTTTGGATGCTCAAGTATACCCTTTTAAACTTCGTTTTTTAGGTAGAGAAGTTTTGAGAACAAAATTCGGAAAAGTTAATTCTTTAGTATTTAGACCATTGGTTCAGTCAGGGAGAATTTTTAAAGAAGAAGAAAGTGTAACGATTTGGATTACTGATGATGCTAATAAAATTCCAATAAAAATGCAAGCTTCTTTATCTGTTGGTTCTTTAAGAGCAGAATTAGAAGATTATAAAGGACTGGCAAATCCTTTTGAAAAAATTTAGAAAATTTTAACGAAACTGTTTTAGCAAGTTCTATTATTAGATTCTTTATAAATCAATTTTATTTGTACTTTTGAATCCGATCTTAAAATAGTACAATTTTCTTGAAAAAAGCACTGATTCTTCTAGCATTTATTATATCATTTTCTTCTTGTAAAAAAGATGAAATTAAGCCTATTGTTGTTCCTGAAAAGATAGAACCAATTCCAGAAATTAGGTATGGCTATAATCTTGATGACTTTAATGTTATTCAAGATACCATAAAAAGTGGCGATAGTTTTGGAGCTATTTTAGATAAGCATCATGTAATGTATCCTAAAATTAACGAAATTGCAACATCTGTAAAAGAAATTTTTGATGTGAGACGAGTTAGAGCAGGGAAACCTTATACTATTTTAGCAAGCAAAGATTCTACTCAGCAAGCACAAATTTTCATCTATAAACATGATAAAATAAATTCAACAATTTTAGATTTTAAAGATTCTACAATTACTGCAACTTTATATAAGAAACCAATAATAGTTGTTGAAAAAGAAATAGAAGGCGTAATTAATTCTAGCCTTTCTGCAACCATGGATAGTTTGGGTTTAAGTACCAATTTAACCTGGACAATTGCAGATATTTATGCTTGGACTTTAGATTTCTATAAACTTCAAAAAGGAGATTCTTTTAAATTTGTGTACGAAGAAAAATATATTGAAGATTCTACTTTTGCAGGATATGGAAAAGTAAAATCGGCAGTTTTTAAACATAAAGGAAAAGATTTATACGCTTTTCGTTTTTTAGCAGATTCCACTTTAAATATTCATGAATATTATGATGATAAAGGAAAAATGTTACGTAGTCAGTTTTTAAAAGCACCTATAAAATTTCAATATAGAGTTTCATCAAGATACAATCTAAAAAGAAGAATTGCTTATTATGGAAACAGAATAAAACCTCATAGAGGAACCGATTTTGCTGCAAGATTAGGTACTCCAATTATCTCTACAGCAAACGGAACTGTTGTAGAATCTACTAGAAGAGGTGGTAATGGAAAATTTGTAAAAATTAAACATAATAATATTTATTCTACCCAATATTTACACATGCAAAATCAAAATGTAAAGAAAGGTGACTATGTAAAGCAAGGAGATATTATTGGTTGGGTTGGAATGACTGGAAATACTGGAGGACCACATGTTTGTTATCGTTTTTGGAAAAATGGTAGAGAAGTAGATCCTTTTAAAGAAAAATTACCAGCAGCTAAACCATTGGCAAAGGATGTAGAACCAATTTTTTATGAATTTATAAGACCTTTAAAATATCAGCTAGATTATAAAAGAATACCAGTTAAAAAACCAGAAAAAGTTACAGAAATTGTAGCGCAAAACTAAATTATGGCTTTAAAAAACATCAATCCAACTAAAACAAATGCTTGGAAAGCATTAACAAATCATTTTGAGGAGAATAAAAACATCAATATAAAAGATTTATATAAAGATGATAACAGAAAACAAGAGTTTTCTTTAGAGTTCGATGATTTATTGGTTGATTTTTCTAAAAATAGAATCACAAATGAAACCATAGATTTATTGGTTGATTTAGCAAATGAGGTTGATTTAAAAGATGCTATTGAAAAACAATTTTCTGGAGAAATTATAAATGTAACTGAAGGTAGAGAGGTTTTGCATACAGCTTTAAGAAGTACTTCTGAAGATCCAATTTTAGTAAACGGAAAAAATATAAAACCTCAAATACAAGCAGCTTTAAGAAAAATTAAAAGTTTTTCTAACAAAGTTATTTCTGGTAAATGGAAAGGATATACAGGAAAGTCTATTACAGATATTGTAAATATTGGTATTGGTGGTTCTGATCTTGGTCCAGATATGATTGTAGAATCTTTAAAATTTTACAAAAATCAGTTAAACACCCATTTTGTTTCTAATATTGATGGTGATCATGTTTCTGAAATTATAAAAACCTTAAATCCAGAAACGACACTTTTTGTAATTGTATCTAAAACTTTTACAACACAAGAAACAATTACCAATGCAGAAACTATAAAGAATTGGTTTTTAAAATCGGCTACTATTTTTGATATCCCAAAACACTTTGTAGCAGTTTCCACTAATTTAGAAGCTGTAGATAACTTTGGTATTGATAAAAATAATGTGTTCCCAATGTGGAATTGGGTTGGTGGACGTTTCTCTCTATGGTCAGCAGTAGGTTTGTCTATAAGTTTATCTGTAGGTTTTAATAATTATAGAGCTTTGTTAGATGGTGCAGAAGAGATGGATTTGCATTATAGAAACACAGATTTTAAAGAAAACATTCCAGTAATCTTAGCTTTATTAAGTATTTGGTATAATAATTTTTATGGTGCAGAAACTGAAGCTGTTTTGCCATATTCTCAATACTTATCGAAACTTCCTAGTTATTTGCAACAAGCAATTATGGAAAGCAATGGAAAAGGTGTAGATAGAAATGGAGATAAAGTAGATTACCAAACAGGAACCATTGTTTGGGGAAGTACAGGTACTAATATGCAACACGCATTTATGCAATTAGTACATCAAGGAACAAAATTAATTCTAGCAGATTTTATTGGTTATAAGGAATCTTTATATGGTTTAACGGATCATCATAAAAAATTAATGGCAAATTATTATGGTCAAATGGAAGCTTTAGCTTTTGGTAAAACAAAAGAAGATGTACATTTAGAATTACAATTTTCTGGTGATAAAGAAAAAATAAATCAACTTTTACCTTTTAAAGTTTTTGAAGGTAATAGACCAAGTAACGCTATTCTTTTCGATAAGCTAACACCAAAATCTTTAGGTAAATTAGTGGCTTTGTACGAACATAAAATATACACTCAAGGTATTTTATGGAACATTTATAGTTATGATCAATTTGGAGTTGAATTAGGGAAAGAGCTTGCAAATAAGTTGCTAAAAGCTTAGACTTTTTATAGAGATTTTTCAAAAAACCTATTTGTTAATAAAAACCTAAAATTTTGTTAACAATATTGTTAATATTTAAATGTTTGATATTTAGCGTGAATAGGTATATTTTTATAAATTTACCTATCTTAATTTCCTGTTAAAACTTAACATTAAGTTAACATACCAAACCTGCAAAAAAGGGACTTTTGTGGAAAATTAATAACATAAAATTTAATAATGAAAAATTTTAAAAACTTATTATTTGTAGCCATGTTTTTTATAACAGCTACTGTTTTAGGACAAACTAAAATTACAGGTACTATTGTTGATGAAACAAATCAATCCTTACCTGGAGCAAGTGTTTTAGAAAAAGGAACTACAAATGGGGTTTCTGCAGATTTTGATGGTAAATTTAGCTTAACAGCAAAATCAAGTTCTGGAACATTAGTAATTTCTTTTATTGGTTATAAGTCTAGAGAAGTTTCTTTTTCTGCTGCAAACTCAAAATTGGGTTCAATTAAGTTAGAAGAAGATAATAGTTTAGATGAAATAATTGTAACAGCTACTTCATTTGCAATTGATAGAAAAACGCCAGTGGCTGTTTCTACTATTAGAGCTGCAGATATTGAGGCTAAATTAAGTAATCAAGAATTTCCAGAAATTTTAAAATCTACACCAGGTGTGTATGCTACAAAATCTGGTGGTGGTTATGGAGATGGAGAAATTAACTTACGTGGTTTTAGAACTCAAAACATTGCTGTAATGATTAATGGTATTCCTGTTAATGATATGGAAAATGGTGCAGTATACTGGTCTAACTGGGCAGGCTTGTCAGATGTTACTTCTGCAATGCAGGTTCAAAGAGGTTTAGGAGCATCTAAAGTTGCAGTGCCTTCTATTGGTGGAACAATAAATATTATTTCTAAATCAACAGACGCACTTAAAGGAGGTTCTATAGTAATGAGTACTGGTAATGATGGGTACCAAAAATATGGGATGACTTTATCTACAGGTTTAATGGATAATGGTTTTGCAGTAACAGCTTCTGCTTCTAAAGTTTCAGGAGAAGGTTATGTAGATGGTTTACAGTTTAGTGGTGTAAACTATTTTTTAAATGTTTCTAATCAAGTTAATGAAAACCACAAATTGTCTTTTAATGCAATTGGAACAATTCAAGAGCATGGACAAAGATTTAATAGACGAACTATTGCAGAATATAAAGCAACAGAACAAGGTGGAAAAAGATTTAATCCAGATTGGGGTTATAGAAATGGTAAAGTAGAAAATAGCTCTTTTAACTTTTATCATAAACCACAGATTTCTTTAAACCATGACTGGACAATTTCTGATAAAACATATTTAACAACTTCAGTTTATGCTTCTTTTGGTTCAGGAGGAGGAAGAAGAACTCAAGGAACAAAATTCTCTTCAGACTCTTATAGATTAGGAGACATAGATCAGCCTATTAACTTTGATCAAATAGTAGCAGAAAATATTGCAAGTGGTGCAAATGGAGCAACTGATATATTTGCAGCTTCTAAAAATTCTCATGAGTGGTATGGTGTTTTATCTACATTAAAAACTGATTTATCAGAAACCTTAACTTTGTCAGGAGGTATAGATGCAAGATCTTATGTTGGTTCTCACTGGTATGAAGTAACAGATCTTTTAGGAGGTCAGTATTTTTATAATGATGATCTTAAAGAAAAAACTGGTGGTCAAGCATTAAAAGTAGGAGATAAGTTTAATAAAGATTATGATGGTAAAGTAGGTAGATATGGTTTATTCGCACAATTAGAATATAGTAAAGATGATTTATCAGTATTTTTCTCAACTTCTGTATCTAACTCAGTATATAGTAAGGTAGATAGAATGTCTTATGGAGCTGAAGATAGAGAGTCTGAATCTGCTAGTTTTATAGGATATAGTACTAAAGGTGGTGCTAATTACAATCTAGACGAGAAACAAAAAGTATTTGCTAATATTGGGTATTTTTCTAGAGCTCCAATTTTTGATAATGTATTTGATAGCGATTATTCTGTGGAATTATATGATGGTGCATTAAATGAAAAAGTATTTAGTTTAGAGTTAGGTTATGGTTTTAAAACTCAAGTTTTTTCTGCCAATGTTAACTTATATAACACATCTTGGATAGATAGATTTATGACTTTTAGTCTTCCAGGTGCTGATGGAGAATTTATTACATCAAATGTTACAGGCTTAGATGCTTTACACCAAGGAATAGAAGTTGATTTCTTATTTAGACCAATGGATAAATTAGCTATTACTGGTATGGCTTCTTTAGGTAACTGGAGATGGAAAGATGATGCATCTGCAAATACTTTTAATGACACTACAGGTGAGTTGATAAGTAGTGAAACAATTTATGCAAAAGACTTGAAAGTTTCTGATGCTGCACAAACAACATTCGCATTTGGTCTTAAATATGATTTATTAGGCAAAACTAGTATCTCATTAGACTACAACTATGCTGGAGATAATTATGCAACTATGAATGTTACTGGTAGAACAGCAGATTCACCAGAAGAGGCAGATAGAACTAATACTTGGAAATTACCTAACTATCATTTATTTGATTTAGGATTAAGACATGGTTTTGAAATCGCTGGTTTAAATTCTACATTATCAGCAAACATGAACAATATTTTTGATGTAGAATATATATCAGATGCAAATAATGGTTCTAATTCAAGCTATGATACTGCTCAAGTTTATTACGGAGCAGGTAGAACATTTAGTTTAGGTTTAAAAGTTAAATTTTAGAAAAATAAAAAAATGAAAAAAATACTTTTATTATTAACAGTTTTTTCAATGGTATTCACTTCATGTGATCCATTAGAAGATATTTACGAAGAAGTTGAAGCAAGGGATATTAGTGGTGAAGTTACCTATACGCTTACTGATGATGATTATGAGTCATTAGGATTTGAAAGTCGTTACTTTAATTCAGAAGATGAAGCAAAATCTTTATTGCCAAGTTTTTTATCCAATAAATACCCACTTTGGGGTAATGGGTCTACAGCTTCAATTTCATATAAGTTAGAAATGTTAGGAGATTATACTGGAGCAGTAGAATATTCTTTAGCACTTACAGATTATCCATCAAATGTTACAGATAACGCTATAGCTTTTTATGATAGCGAAAATGCAAATGATTTTTTACCTACTATATTAGAAGCTAATTTTACAACAGCTGTTGAAGGAGATGTTGTTTTAGCTAAATATAACCAATATGTTGGTGAAACAGAAAATGGAATTACAGAATTTTATACGGCAGATTTTGCAGGAGAAGGAACTTTATTAGGTTACGAAGCAGTAAGTGTTAGTGGAGACCAAGTTTGGGAAGGAACAAATTATGGTGCAAAAATGACAGGTTTTGCTTCTGGAAATAGAAATCCAAATGAAGATTGGTTAATTTCTTCAGATATAGATTTAAGTAGTTTTCCTAATGCTACTTTAGAAACAACTCAAATTTTTAATTATGGTGATCCTTCTGGGTTTAGTGTTTTAATTTCAACTGATTATACTGACGATATTTCTGCAGCAACTTGGGATGTTATTGATTTAACGAATGTTCCTGATGGTACTAGTTGGGATGAAGTATTATCTAATCCATATAGTTTAGCTGCTTATAATGGAAAAACTATTAATATAGCATTTAAATATACATCTACATCAACTGACGCTGGAACTTACGAGGTTGTAAATGTTTCTTTGAAAGCTGCTGGTGTAGAAGGTGAAACAGAAGGTGTTTCAGAATTTTATACTTTTGATGGTAGTGCTTGGGAATTATCAGAAGGTGTTTACTATTTAAGTGATGCAGACTTTGATTCTATGGGAGAAAGCAGTGGTCAACCTGGTAGATATAATAATTTTAGTAGTTCAATTACTCCTAATGATTATTTACCTACTTTCCTTAAAAATAAATTTCCATATGCACAAGAAGGAGATGTATTCTCTTTAGTGTATAGATATTATGATGGTGGTGCTCTATTAAAAGGAAATACTTATTCTTATTCTAATGGTGTTTGGGGAGATTTTAACTATACTATAGATTTTTCACATGATGGTTCAAAATGGGCTCCAGCAACAAAATATGAACTTGTTGCAGAAGATTACACTTTAATTGCAAATACTTTTAGAACTGTAGAAGGTTATGAAGCTGCAGTTGCTAACTTAGAGAGCTATGGAAACATTAGTACTTTTAGTTGGGAAGAAGAACAAATAGATGCTGCAATTAATACGGTTTTAAAAACTCGTTTCCCAGATGCAGCAGAAGGACAAAATTTTGATGTTATTGTATATGTTTATAATGGGTCTTCCCAAAATATAACTATTAATTATACTCTTTCATCAGGCGTTTATATTAGAAGATAATATTTATAGTCTTTAATAAATTCTAAAAACCACCTCAATAGAGGTGGTTTTTTTATTTATAAAATTAGTAACTTTGTTTAAAGCAAAAACTCAATCAATATTATGAAAGAAGTACACTCATATTGGGCATATTTAGTCCTTTTAATTCTAATTTTTGCAGTAACAAATGCAATAATCGGTTTAACACAAAAAAAACAATTTACAGATAAAGATTTAAGAATCGGTTTATTTGCATTAATAGCAACGCATATTCAATTATTAATAGGCTTTGTTTGGTACTTTATGTCTCCTTGGTTTGATTTATTAATTTCAGATACTGCAACAGTTATGAAGACCAAAGAAGTTCGGTTATTAGCAGTCGAACATCCTTTAATGATGATTATTGCTATTGTTTTAATAACTATTGGTTGGTCTAAACATAAAAAGAAAACAACAGATACTGCAAAATTTAAAATGTTTGCAATATTTTACGGATTAGGATTGTTGGTTATTTTATCAAGAATCCCTTGGAATAATTGGTTTTAAAATATGAAAATATTAAGCTATTTCCTTTCACCAATATTTATATTGGTATTTGTATTACTATTGGTTATTTTTCATCCATTTCAATGGTTGGCATTTAATTTATTTGGTATTAAAGGACATGCAAAAGTAGTAGCAGTATTAAATTTATGTTTAATGAGGTCTATGTTACTTATTGGTGTTAATGTAAAGCTAATAAATAAACATAAATTACCAGAAAACTGCTCTTTAATTTTTGTGTCAAATCATCAAGCTACTTTCGATATTCCTCCAATTGGTTGGTATTTTAGAAAGCACAATCCAAAATTTGTGTCAAAAATTGAATTAGGTAAAGGAATACCAAGTATTTCTTATAATTTAAAAAAAGGTGGAGCAGCACTTATCAACAGAAAAGATCCGAAACAAGCTATTGGAGAATTGATAGAGTTTTCTAAAAGGATAAATAAAAATAAGTGGGGAGCAGCAATTTTTCCTGAAGGAACAAGAAGTAGAACAGGAGAACCCAAAAAATTTGCTGCAAATGGTTTAAAAATAATAACTAAATTCAACCAAGATGGTTATGTTGTACCTTTAACAATTAATAACTCTTGGAAAGTATTTAAATATGGTAAATTCCCATTAGGTATTGGAAGCCCAATTACAATTACCACACATGAACCTATAAAGATAGATTCAATACCATTTAATGAGCTATTAGCCAAAACAGAAACAATTATTAAAGAACATATAAAATAGAAAATTATGTCTATAAAAAATATAAGAAAAGAAGTAATGCTGACTCTAGAAAAGAGGATGCAACACTTTATGGATACCTATTTAATTCCTGCAGAAAAAATATGGCAACCAACCGATTTTTTGCCTAACTCTCAAAAAGATTCATTTATTACTGAAGTAGAAGAAATTAGAGAACTGTCTAAAGAACTACATGACGATTTTTGGGTAGTTTTAGTTGGTGATACAATCACAGAAGAAGCTTTACCAACCTACGAATCTTGGTTGTTAGATTTAGATGGTGTTTGTCAAGATCCTGATAATAGCTGGGCAAAATGGGTTAGAACTTGGACAGCTGAAGAAAACAGACATGGAGATGTTTTAAACAAATATTTGTATTTATCTGGACGTGTAAATATGCGTGAAGTAGAAATTTCTACCCAACACTTAATTGCAGATGGTTTTGATATTGGTACATCAACAGATCCATATAAAAACTTTGTGTATACAAGTTTCCAAGAATTGGCAACCTATGTTTCTCATAATAATGTAGCAAAAATAGCGCGTAAAAAAGGACACAAAGCTTTGGCTAAAATGTCTAAAATTATTGCTGGAGATGAAATGCGTCATCACCAAGCATATGCACATTTTGTAAAAGAAATTTTTAAGATTGATGGTAGTGAAATGATGCTAGCTTTTCAACACATGATGAAGCATAAAATTGTGATGCCAGCCATGCATTTAAGAGAATCTTTTGGAGAAAAAGGAAGTTTGTTTGATGATTTTTCTACAGTAGCACAAAGATTGGGTGTTTATACAGGTTTTGATTATGTTGATATTTTAAAGAAATTGACAGAAACTTGGGAAATAGATAAAATTACAAATCTTACACCAGAAGCTGAAAAAGCAAGAGATTATTTAATGAAATTACCAGACAGAATGTATAGAATTACAGAAAGGATTAAAGTTCCTGATACACAATTTCAGTTCAAATGGATGTTACCTGCGTAATTTAGTTTAGAAATAATACTACAATAACTAGTCATAAAAAAGTTCCTAATTATTCAAAATCTTTGAATAATTAGGAACTTTTTATTTTAGATAACTCTAAACAATCTCCATTTTCTGCAATAAAAAAGAAGCATTCATGTTTTTACAAATTCCGTTTTTTAAAGTATAATCGAAATGCAATTCGTTGTTGATAATTTCTGCATCAAAATAATAGTTTTTAATTGTCGGAAACTCATTTTCTAATTCGCACAAGCTCACATCATGTGTGGCAATAATTCCTGTAGATTTCGATTTTGTGAGTTTTTCCACAAATTTTAAAGAACCAATGGCTTTGTCTTTGCTGTTTGTCCCTTTTAAAATTTCATCTAAAATGATAAAATAATGATTGTCTTTTATCTCATCAACAATAAATTTTAAGCGTTTTAATTCAGAATAAAAATACGACTCATCTTCTGTTAAAGAATCTGTAGTTCGCATACTTGTAATTAGTTTTATAGGCGAATATGTAAAACTTTCTGCACAAACTGGCAAACCACAATTTGCCATTACAATAGATAAAGAAACCGTTCTTAAAAACGTACTTTTTCCAGCCATATTTGCTCCAGTTACAATAAAAAACTGCTCATCATCAATTATAAAATCATTATCGACTCTTTTATTAACTTTTAATAAAGGATGCCCTAAATTGGTTGATTTTATAACTTCTTTTTCTTTTGAAATTTCTGGGAAAATAAATTTTGGATGATTAAATTTAAAGTTTGCTAATGAGTTTTGGGCATCAAAATAAGCAACTACTTCAAACCACTTTTCTACAGTATTTTTATAGTTTTCAATCCATTTTTCAACTTTACGTGCGTTGTAAATTTCTAAGAGAAATAAACCATTTCCTAAAACCGAAATAATAATATTACTTCGTTGATCAAAAGCATCTAAAATTTTAGAAAATTCTTTAAAAATTACAGACGCTTTTTTATTTTCTGATTGAATTATTTTTTGATGCTGAACTAAATTTTTAGCAGTAAAATTTTCGGTTTCAATTTCATTTAACAATTGATGATATTGTTTAAAAGTATCTCTAATTTTATCTGTTTCTGCGTATAAATTATTTGTCTTTTTCAAAAATCTACCTGTAATAAATAGTCCAATAAAAAACCAAATCATTATATAATTAAAAGAAATAAGTCCAAAGGAAACCAAGCCAATTAAAGTTATGGAAATAATTGAAAACGCAATTTGTAAGGTTGATAAAAATTTAGGAAAAACAGATTTGTAATTAATAATCCACTCTGATATAAATGCTGTTTTATTTTTTACAGTCACTAAATTTGCCAAAGCAGAAAAATGTTGACGCCATTTTACGTTTTTAGAAAGTTCGTTAATTGCATGTTGTTTTTCAAAAATTCCATCTGTTTTATTTTCAGTAAAAACGTTTGCTAAAGCAGCTTTTCCATCGATAGTAGAAGTTCTATTTATATACTGGAAGAACGAACCAATACCAAATAAATCAATATCATTACTGTAAAAATGAGCAGGATTTACAAACTCTGTTCCATCTTCTAAATGATGAAAATCACGATTTAAAACTTTAATTTCTGTTTTATGAATGGCTATTTTTGCATCAACAATTGCTTTTTCTCTTTTTAAGTTGATGAATTTTGTCACCAAAAAAGAAAACAATAAAATACCTAAAAAAGCAACGATAAAAACATCTGGATAATTCCCAAAAGTTAGGTAAACTAAAAAGCAGGTAACTAAAAAAACAGCAAACCTGAAAATTCCTAAATTGATTAATTTCTTTTTCAATTTAAAAGATTCCTTTTCTGATTCAATTTTTTGTTGCTTATAAAACTCTAAAGGATTCGTCATGTACTTATTTTCGTTCTTTAAATTTAACATTTAGTTGTGTTGCTAAATCTCTTCCATAAATAACTGCATTATCAATTTCATCAAATGCTGCAATTTTGTATTTATTCTTTCTAACATCCCAAATATTTACTTCACATTCATCTCTCTGATTTAAAAAAGTAGAAACTCTATCTAATTTTTTAAAATTTTTCCAGAATCCGTAACCAAAAGGACCAATAAAATAAAAGGTTCGATATTTCATTTCTTCAAAATTGAAATGGTGGGAAGCAGAAATAGAAAACTTAATAGCAATAATTAAAGGAATCAAAATACCAAATACAATACTTCGTTGTTTCTTATGTGATTTTAACTCAAAAAAAGAAATGTCTGAAATAAAAAATTTATAAAGTAAAAAAACAAATAGAGAATAAAATATAGAAGCTATTATCCTATTCAAAATAGATTTTTTACCAAAAAATATAATTACATTCTTAGTCTCCATAAGATGAAATTCCACCTGTCAAATTTAAGACTTTTAAATTTGGATATTTCTTTTTTAACCTCTCTGTAGCTCTGTAACTATTCAAACCTCTTTGGCAAACCATAATATAGGTTTTAGTTTCATCTATTTTGATTTTTTCAGCATCAAATTTATTAATATGGATGGTTTGATTCACTTCAAAAGGCAATTTTAAATTGTTTAAAACAGCAATAATTTCAAGATCTTTAGAAGTTTTTATGTCTGATAATTTTTCTTTTAATGCTGATGCAGATATTTGCCAATCTTCATTTTGAGTATTACAAATTGCGTTAACATACGTTTGTGTTTTAAAAATTTTAGCAATTTTATCTTTTAAAACGGTTGGTTTTAACTTCATTTTTAGTTGCGTGTTTTGGAGGGAATTATAAATTAATAATTCATTTGTTAAAGGTTTTCCAATTCCAGTAACTAGTTTTAAAACCTCATTAACTTGTTGTTTGGCAATCAACCCAACAATGGAATTTAAAGTTCCTGCTTCTTCACAATTAGGAATATCTGTTGCCATTTTCGGAAAAGCATCTCTTAAATTAGTGGAATAACTTCCCTCTTTTTGCAACACATTAAAAGTAGCAACATAACCATCAAACTTATATAAAGAACCATAAACAAGTGGTTTCTTTTTGATGACACAAGCATCATTTAACAAGTATTTTGTTGGTAAGGAATCTGTTCCATCTACAATAATATCAACGTTTTCTATCAATTCAAAAACATTGTCTTTTGTAATTGGTTTGTTCGTAAAATTAACTTCTGTAAAAGGTGCTCTTTTTTTTATAAATTCTGATAAAACTGCTGCTTTTGATTGACCAACATCTTCTAAAGAAAAGAAAACTTGTCTGTGTAAATTGGTTATATCAATGGTGTCAAAATCTACCAAAT
It includes:
- a CDS encoding lysophospholipid acyltransferase family protein produces the protein MKILSYFLSPIFILVFVLLLVIFHPFQWLAFNLFGIKGHAKVVAVLNLCLMRSMLLIGVNVKLINKHKLPENCSLIFVSNHQATFDIPPIGWYFRKHNPKFVSKIELGKGIPSISYNLKKGGAALINRKDPKQAIGELIEFSKRINKNKWGAAIFPEGTRSRTGEPKKFAANGLKIITKFNQDGYVVPLTINNSWKVFKYGKFPLGIGSPITITTHEPIKIDSIPFNELLAKTETIIKEHIK
- a CDS encoding acyl-ACP desaturase; this translates as MSIKNIRKEVMLTLEKRMQHFMDTYLIPAEKIWQPTDFLPNSQKDSFITEVEEIRELSKELHDDFWVVLVGDTITEEALPTYESWLLDLDGVCQDPDNSWAKWVRTWTAEENRHGDVLNKYLYLSGRVNMREVEISTQHLIADGFDIGTSTDPYKNFVYTSFQELATYVSHNNVAKIARKKGHKALAKMSKIIAGDEMRHHQAYAHFVKEIFKIDGSEMMLAFQHMMKHKIVMPAMHLRESFGEKGSLFDDFSTVAQRLGVYTGFDYVDILKKLTETWEIDKITNLTPEAEKARDYLMKLPDRMYRITERIKVPDTQFQFKWMLPA
- a CDS encoding MutS-related protein, giving the protein MTNPLEFYKQQKIESEKESFKLKKKLINLGIFRFAVFLVTCFLVYLTFGNYPDVFIVAFLGILLFSFLVTKFINLKREKAIVDAKIAIHKTEIKVLNRDFHHLEDGTEFVNPAHFYSNDIDLFGIGSFFQYINRTSTIDGKAALANVFTENKTDGIFEKQHAINELSKNVKWRQHFSALANLVTVKNKTAFISEWIINYKSVFPKFLSTLQIAFSIISITLIGLVSFGLISFNYIMIWFFIGLFITGRFLKKTNNLYAETDKIRDTFKQYHQLLNEIETENFTAKNLVQHQKIIQSENKKASVIFKEFSKILDAFDQRSNIIISVLGNGLFLLEIYNARKVEKWIENYKNTVEKWFEVVAYFDAQNSLANFKFNHPKFIFPEISKEKEVIKSTNLGHPLLKVNKRVDNDFIIDDEQFFIVTGANMAGKSTFLRTVSLSIVMANCGLPVCAESFTYSPIKLITSMRTTDSLTEDESYFYSELKRLKFIVDEIKDNHYFIILDEILKGTNSKDKAIGSLKFVEKLTKSKSTGIIATHDVSLCELENEFPTIKNYYFDAEIINNELHFDYTLKNGICKNMNASFLLQKMEIV
- a CDS encoding HesA/MoeB/ThiF family protein, encoding MKPTKNQLFKRQITLSEIGEVGQQKLQNAAVLVVGCGGLGSPIAVYLAASGIGKIHLVDFDTIDITNLHRQVFFSLEDVGQSKAAVLSEFIKKRAPFTEVNFTNKPITKDNVFELIENVDIIVDGTDSLPTKYLLNDACVIKKKPLVYGSLYKFDGYVATFNVLQKEGSYSTNLRDAFPKMATDIPNCEEAGTLNSIVGLIAKQQVNEVLKLVTGIGKPLTNELLIYNSLQNTQLKMKLKPTVLKDKIAKIFKTQTYVNAICNTQNEDWQISASALKEKLSDIKTSKDLEIIAVLNNLKLPFEVNQTIHINKFDAEKIKIDETKTYIMVCQRGLNSYRATERLKKKYPNLKVLNLTGGISSYGD